A window from Raphanus sativus cultivar WK10039 unplaced genomic scaffold, ASM80110v3 Scaffold1708, whole genome shotgun sequence encodes these proteins:
- the LOC108816692 gene encoding uncharacterized oxidoreductase At4g09670-like encodes MGDNTVRFGLLGCIRFASKFVRTVTQSSNAVIVAISDPSIEIANTFAAVNNLSPESVSVYGSYEELLDDPRVDAVYLTMPVTQRAKWAVTAAEKRKHLLVEKPPAQNAAEIDKIVDACVSNGVQFMDGTIWLHHKRTVRIREMMFDSGLLGDVRHMYSTMTTLVPEQVLERLTKEAMGLAGAIGELGWYPIGAALWAMSYQMPVSVRALPSSVATNSVGTILSCSASLQFGSTSTATAMVHCSFLSQLSTELAISGSKGSVQMNDYVIPYKEDTAWFEYTSGAKFVDMHTGWNMMPEKVTVDCSGTEESQEGTMLREFVKLVQGIKRGDSEADPRWPEISRKTQLVVDAVKKSVDTGCEVVYL; translated from the exons ATGGGTGACAATACTGTGCGTTTTGGCCTTCTCGGATGCATCAGATTCGCGTCGAAATTCGTCAGAACGGTAACCCAATCCTCAAACGCCGTTATCGTCGCCATCAGCGATCCGTCTATCGAAATCGCGAACACCTTCGCCGCCGTGAACAACTTATCCCCGGAGAGCGTATCGGTGTACGGAAGCTACGAGGAGCTGCTCGACGACCCACGCGTCGACGCCGTTTACCTGACGATGCCGGTGACTCAGCGAGCGAAATGGGCGGTGACGGCGGCGGAGAAGAGAAAGCATCTTCTGGTCGAGAAACCGCCGGCGCAGAACGCGGCGGAGATTGATAAGATCGTGGATGCTTGTGTATCTAACGGCGTGCAGTTCATGGACGGTACGATCTGGTTGCATCATAAACGGACGGTCAGGATTAGAGAAATGATGTTTGATTCTGGATTGCTTGGAGACGTTCGCCAC ATGTACAGCACGATGACGACCCTTGTACCGGAGCAAGTACTGGAGAGACTGACTAAAGAAGCGATGGGATTAGCTGGAGCCATCGGAGAGCTTGGGTGGTACCCTATAGGAGCAGCTCTATGGGCTATGTCTTACCAGATGCCAGTATCTGTAAGAGCTCTTCCTTCCTCCGTCGCCACTAACTCTGTTGGGACCATCTTGTCCTGTTCTGCCTCCCTTCAGTTCGGTTCAACCTCAACCGCAACGGCAATGGTCCACTGCTCTTTTCTCTCTCAGCTCTCGACTGAGTTAGCTATCTCAG GATCAAAGGGGTCGGTTCAAATGAATGACTATGTGATCCCTTACAAGGAGGACACAGCTTGGTTCGAGTATACAAGTGGCGCTAAGTTCGTGGACATGCACACTGGTTGGAACATGATGCCGGAGAAAGTCACGGTGGACTGCAGCGGAACTGAGGAGTCGCAGGAGGGAACGATgctgagagagtttgtgaagcTTGTCCAAGGAATCAAGCGGGGTGATTCAGAGGCCGATCCAAGGTGGCCAGAGATCAGTAGGAAGACGCAGTTGGTGGTTGATGCTGTGAAGAAATCTGTTGATACTGGTTGTGAAGTGGTTTATCTTTAG
- the LOC108816693 gene encoding uncharacterized protein LOC108816693 gives MSSSSGNRSNNNGASSSYPPPPITSSRLYIANKAKEILATRDAAGITRLITNLCYAKESDESSNLLYKTFKKHFPNLLAVKLIHAYRSMTTTAFPSSSRSCVRSYSLDLLASLLIDLEESNVALKKEALNDIKEHLNACLAQQETSDREFKLLTRIVSRVSVDFFIDSIPWDELSSFIASLDDKRMLLMFGELPTVLDEDFLKPLLENDLGFKIVKGLLDQDCEEWCLALEAGFSLMLQLINLERKDLVWDSVYAIVSSVWEMVNVRKRDVVVRKGLLRLVRKVRGEALRFRGAEYEFVSRLALMIERVDGLGDDTKIAAKMIRDVLDRYYMGGTGLDSSGFIQSLIGTHHSA, from the coding sequence ATGTCGTCTTCTTCAGGAAATCGAAGCAACAACAACGGAGCCTCTTCCTCTTACCCTCCTCCTCCCATCACTTCATCTCGTCTCTACATCGCGAACAAAGCTAAAGAGATCCTCGCAACACGCGACGCCGCAGGAATCACCAGACTCATCACCAACCTCTGCTACGCGAAAGAATCAGACGAATCCTCGAACCTCCTCTACAAAACCTTCAAGAAGCATTTCCCGAATCTCCTAGCCGTCAAGCTCATCCACGCGTACAGATCCATGACGACGACGGCGTTCCCCTCCTCCTCTCGCTCATGCGTTCGATCCTACTCCCTCGATCTCCTCGCCTCGCTTCTCATCGACCTCGAAGAGTCTAACGTCGCGTTGAAAAAAGAGGCGCTGAACGATATCAAAGAACATCTAAACGCTTGCCTTGCACAGCAAGAAACCTCCGATCGCGAGTTTAAACTCCTCACGAGAATCGTATCTCGCGTCTCCGTCGATTTCTTCATCGATTCCATCCCGTGGGACGAGCTCTCCTCCTTCATCGCCTCTCTCGACGACAAGAGAATGCTGCTGATGTTCGGCGAGTTACCGACCGTTCTCGACGAAGATTTCTTGAAGCCGTTGCTGGAGAATGATCTCGGTTTCAAGATCGTTAAAGGCTTGCTTGATCAAGATTGTGAAGAATGGTGTTTAGCTCTGGAAGCTGGGTTTAGTCTGATGCTGCAGCTGATAAACTTGGAGAGGAAAGATTTGGTTTGGGACTCGGTTTACGCGATCGTGAGTTCGGTTTGGGAGATGGTTAACGTGAGGAAACGAGATGTGGTTGTGCGTAAAGGGCTGTTGAGGTTAGTGAGGAAAGTGCGTGGTGAAGCTTTGAGGTTTCGTGGGGCTGAGTATGAGTTTGTGTCGCGTTTGGCTTTGATGATTGAGAGAGTGGATGGACTTGGAGATGATACGAAGATTGCTGCGAAGATGATTCGTGATGTTCTCGATAGGTATTACATGGGAGGTACAGGGTTGGATTCTTCGGGTTTCATCCAGAGCCTGATTGGTACTCATCACTCTGCTTAA
- the LOC108816697 gene encoding zinc finger protein 4, with amino-acid sequence MRPILDLEAEALSEHDHPDDTSSQAVSNLSPVGEYCRPISLNLSLRFNNNNLDLESSSLTLPISRTSESNNPEQQQQQQQQQKPSALKRVFSCNYCQRKFYSSQALGGHQNAHKRERTLAKRAVRMGLAGVFPRGSSSPYAAAALSCLPLHGNMTSFRTLGIQAHGSSHDLRPSPETIIRNIARFNQGYYSNCVPFFVEDEDTELLWPGSFRQAAVTAEACNDNSGESKVDFLEVKQAMDTESCLPDLTLKL; translated from the coding sequence ATGAGACCCATCTTAGACCTCGAGGCTGAAGCTTTATCGGAACATGATCATCCAGACGATACCAGTAGCCAAGCTGTCTCGAACTTGTCTCCGGTAGGAGAATATTGCAGACCCATCTCTCTCAATCTTAGCCTCCGtttcaacaacaacaatttGGATCTAGAATCATCTTCTTTGACGCTGCCAATTTCGAGGACGAGCGAAAGTAACAACCCAGagcaacaacagcaacaacaacaacaacaaaaaccgTCTGCATTGAAGAGAGTCTTTTCTTGCAACTACTGTCAAAGAAAGTTTTACAGCTCTCAGGCTCTTGGCGGTCACCAGAACGCTCACAAACGTGAAAGAACGCTCGCAAAACGTGCTGTGCGTATGGGTCTGGCTGGAGTTTTCCCTAGAGGATCTAGTAGCCCCTATGCCGCTGCTGCTCTCTCTTGCCTCCCTCTGCATGGTAACATGACATCATTCAGGACTTTGGGAATACAGGCGCATGGCTCGTCCCACGACCTAAGGCCATCACCAGAAACGATTATTAGAAACATTGCCAGGTTTAACCAGGGGTATTACAGTAATTGTGTACCTTTCTTCGTGGAGGACGAGGATACCGAGCTGCTCTGGCCGGGGAGTTTCAGACAAGCGGCTGTTACGGCTGAAGCTTGTAATGATAATTCGGGTGAAAGCAAAGTGGATTTCTTGGAGGTCAAACAAGCAATGGATACGGAGAGTTGTCTTCCAGATTTAACCTTGAAGCTTTGA